From Polyodon spathula isolate WHYD16114869_AA chromosome 24, ASM1765450v1, whole genome shotgun sequence, one genomic window encodes:
- the LOC121299089 gene encoding DET1 homolog isoform X2 — MEDECPTLKPRRIQNQNVVHRLERRRVCSGRAGAHWYRVRCFHQNLFSNFTVVNVEKPPCFLRKFSPDGQCFIAFSADQTSLEIYEYQGCQAAEDLLWGQEGETLANGNDQRSLDIRGRLFERFFSLMHVTNVASNGEHLNRECSLFTDDCRYVLVGSAAYLPEEPHPHFFEVYRNNESVTPNPRSPLEDYSLHIIDLHTGRLCDTRAFKCDKIILSHNQGLYLYRNILAVLSVQQQTIHIFQVTPEGTFLDVRTIGRFCYEDDLLTLSAVYPEAQAEGQPGFSRLYKEKTINSLKHRLMVYLWRRAEQDGSATAKRRFFQYFDQLRQLRMWKMQLLDEHHLFIKYTSEDVVTLRVTDPSQPSFFVVYNMVSTEVMAVFENTSDELLELFENFCDLFRNATLHSDAVQFPCSASSNNFARQVQRRFKDTIVNAKYGGHTEAVRRLLGQLPISAQSYSSSPYLDLSLFSYDDKWVSVMERPKTCGDHPIRFYARDSGLLKFKIQAGLLGRPINHAFQWIDFICRTNQQEQ; from the exons ATGGAGGATGAGTGCCCGACCCTAAAGCCCCGTCGGATCCAGAACCAGAATGTGGTCCACCGGCTGGAGCGGCGGCGGGTCTGCTCGGGCAGGGCCGGGGCTCACTGGTATCGAGTGCGCTGCTTTCACCAGAACTTGTTCTCCAACTTCACGGTAGTGAACGTGGAGAAGCCCCCCTGCTTCCTGCGCAAGTTCTCCCCAGACGGCCAGTGCTTCATTGCCTTCTCTGCAGACCAGACCTCGCTGGAGATCTATGAGTACCAGGGCTGCCAGGCGGCAGAGGACCTGCTCTGGGGCCAGGAGGGGGAGACCTTAGCTAACGGCAATGACCAGCGGTCCCTTGACATTCGCGGGCGCCTCTTTGAACGTTTCTTTTCTCTTATGCACGTCACCAATGTGGCCTCCAACGGGGAGCACCTGAATCGCGAGTGCAGCCTCTTCACGGATGACTGCCGGTACGTCCTTGTGGGCTCGGCAGCTTACCTCCCCGAGGAGCCCCACCCACACTTTTTTGAGGTGTACCGCAACAACGAGTCGGTCACCCCTAACCCCCGCTCCCCCCTGGAGGACTACTCCCTGCACATCATAGACCTCCACACGGGCCGCCTCTGTGACACCCGCGCCTTCAAGTGCGACAAGATCATCCTGTCCCACAACCAGGGGCTCTACCTCTACCGTAACATCCTGGCAGTGCTGTCTGTGCAGCAGCAGACCATCCACATCTTTCAG GTGACTCCAGAGGGCACCTTCTTGGACGTTCGGACGATTGGACGATTCTGCTATGAGGACGACCTCCTGACCCTGTCGGCTGTGTACCCCGAGGCACAGGCTGAAGGGCAGCCGGGATTCTCGCGGCTCTACAAGGAGAAGACCATCAACTCTCTGAAGCACCGGCTGATGGTGTACCTGTGGCGGCGGGCGGAACAGGACGGCAGCGCCACCGCCAAGCGCCGCTTCTTCCAGTACTTTGACCAGCTGCGGCAGCTGCGCATGTGGAAGATGCAGCTACTGGACGAGCACCACCTCTTCATCAAGTACACCAGCGAGGACGTGGTCACCCTGCGAGTCACGGACCCCTCGCAG ccttCTTTCTTCGTGGTATACAACATGGTGTCGACGGAGGTGATGGCTGTGTTTGAGAACACGTCGGACGAGCTGCTCGAGCTCTTTGAGAACTTTTGTGACCTGTTCCGCAATGCCACGCTGCACAGCGACGCAGTGCAGTTCCCCTGCTCTGCCTCCAGCAACAACTTTGCACGGCAGGTCCAGCGCag GTTTAAAGATACGATAGTGAACGCCAAGTACGGCGGCCACACTGAGGCAGTGAGGAGACTCCTGGGTCAGCTACCCATCAGCGCCCAGTCCTACAGCAGCAGCCCCTACTTGGACCTCTCGCTCTTCAGCTACGATGACAAGTGGGTGTCTGTTATGGAGCGCCCCAAGACCTGCGGCGACCATCCCATCCG GTTTTATGCCCGGGACTCAGGGTTGCTGAAGTTTAAGATCCAGGCAGGCCTCTTGGGTCGCCCTATCAACCATGCG tTCCAATGGATTGATTTCATATGCAGAACAAACCAACAGGAGCAATGA
- the LOC121299089 gene encoding DET1 homolog isoform X1: MEDECPTLKPRRIQNQNVVHRLERRRVCSGRAGAHWYRVRCFHQNLFSNFTVVNVEKPPCFLRKFSPDGQCFIAFSADQTSLEIYEYQGCQAAEDLLWGQEGETLANGNDQRSLDIRGRLFERFFSLMHVTNVASNGEHLNRECSLFTDDCRYVLVGSAAYLPEEPHPHFFEVYRNNESVTPNPRSPLEDYSLHIIDLHTGRLCDTRAFKCDKIILSHNQGLYLYRNILAVLSVQQQTIHIFQVTPEGTFLDVRTIGRFCYEDDLLTLSAVYPEAQAEGQPGFSRLYKEKTINSLKHRLMVYLWRRAEQDGSATAKRRFFQYFDQLRQLRMWKMQLLDEHHLFIKYTSEDVVTLRVTDPSQPSFFVVYNMVSTEVMAVFENTSDELLELFENFCDLFRNATLHSDAVQFPCSASSNNFARQVQRRFKDTIVNAKYGGHTEAVRRLLGQLPISAQSYSSSPYLDLSLFSYDDKWVSVMERPKTCGDHPIRFYARDSGLLKFKIQAGLLGRPINHAVRRLVAFTFHPFEPFAISVQRTNAEYVVNFHMRHVCV, encoded by the exons ATGGAGGATGAGTGCCCGACCCTAAAGCCCCGTCGGATCCAGAACCAGAATGTGGTCCACCGGCTGGAGCGGCGGCGGGTCTGCTCGGGCAGGGCCGGGGCTCACTGGTATCGAGTGCGCTGCTTTCACCAGAACTTGTTCTCCAACTTCACGGTAGTGAACGTGGAGAAGCCCCCCTGCTTCCTGCGCAAGTTCTCCCCAGACGGCCAGTGCTTCATTGCCTTCTCTGCAGACCAGACCTCGCTGGAGATCTATGAGTACCAGGGCTGCCAGGCGGCAGAGGACCTGCTCTGGGGCCAGGAGGGGGAGACCTTAGCTAACGGCAATGACCAGCGGTCCCTTGACATTCGCGGGCGCCTCTTTGAACGTTTCTTTTCTCTTATGCACGTCACCAATGTGGCCTCCAACGGGGAGCACCTGAATCGCGAGTGCAGCCTCTTCACGGATGACTGCCGGTACGTCCTTGTGGGCTCGGCAGCTTACCTCCCCGAGGAGCCCCACCCACACTTTTTTGAGGTGTACCGCAACAACGAGTCGGTCACCCCTAACCCCCGCTCCCCCCTGGAGGACTACTCCCTGCACATCATAGACCTCCACACGGGCCGCCTCTGTGACACCCGCGCCTTCAAGTGCGACAAGATCATCCTGTCCCACAACCAGGGGCTCTACCTCTACCGTAACATCCTGGCAGTGCTGTCTGTGCAGCAGCAGACCATCCACATCTTTCAG GTGACTCCAGAGGGCACCTTCTTGGACGTTCGGACGATTGGACGATTCTGCTATGAGGACGACCTCCTGACCCTGTCGGCTGTGTACCCCGAGGCACAGGCTGAAGGGCAGCCGGGATTCTCGCGGCTCTACAAGGAGAAGACCATCAACTCTCTGAAGCACCGGCTGATGGTGTACCTGTGGCGGCGGGCGGAACAGGACGGCAGCGCCACCGCCAAGCGCCGCTTCTTCCAGTACTTTGACCAGCTGCGGCAGCTGCGCATGTGGAAGATGCAGCTACTGGACGAGCACCACCTCTTCATCAAGTACACCAGCGAGGACGTGGTCACCCTGCGAGTCACGGACCCCTCGCAG ccttCTTTCTTCGTGGTATACAACATGGTGTCGACGGAGGTGATGGCTGTGTTTGAGAACACGTCGGACGAGCTGCTCGAGCTCTTTGAGAACTTTTGTGACCTGTTCCGCAATGCCACGCTGCACAGCGACGCAGTGCAGTTCCCCTGCTCTGCCTCCAGCAACAACTTTGCACGGCAGGTCCAGCGCag GTTTAAAGATACGATAGTGAACGCCAAGTACGGCGGCCACACTGAGGCAGTGAGGAGACTCCTGGGTCAGCTACCCATCAGCGCCCAGTCCTACAGCAGCAGCCCCTACTTGGACCTCTCGCTCTTCAGCTACGATGACAAGTGGGTGTCTGTTATGGAGCGCCCCAAGACCTGCGGCGACCATCCCATCCG GTTTTATGCCCGGGACTCAGGGTTGCTGAAGTTTAAGATCCAGGCAGGCCTCTTGGGTCGCCCTATCAACCATGCGGTACGTAGACTGGTGGCTTTCACATTCCACCCCTTCGAACCCTTCGCTATCTCTGTGCAGCGCACCAACGCAGAGTACGTGGTCAACTTCCACATGCGCCACGTCTGTGTCTGA